Proteins co-encoded in one Amaranthus tricolor cultivar Red isolate AtriRed21 chromosome 7, ASM2621246v1, whole genome shotgun sequence genomic window:
- the LOC130817652 gene encoding putative pentatricopeptide repeat-containing protein At1g03510 — MKPSSNANFLRLLSYTKKLTTFVNHGCHDNALSLFYHIHSALALPLDSYVFPLTLKSCSALNRPLLGTSIHAHLTKTSFLSNPFVGSALVDFYGKCVSLSSARQMFDEMPHRNDVVWNAMISLYAHSNNISMALRMFDSMDISPNISTFNTIIDGLSRLNDGSYNALAFHRRMQDFGLRPNLITALALLSACTGVGILKLIKEIHGYTLRNAIDMNPQLRSCFVEAYGRCGCVSYACFIFYSMKESDRDVVTWSSLISTYALHGEARKALEIFDEMEGVNIKPDGITLLGVLKACSHAGLADEAKRYIARMHEVYGVEITSDHYSCLVDVLSRAGRLYEAYEVLTKMSVKATANAWGALLGACRTYGEVELAEVAARALFEIEPDNAANYVLLARIYASAGRYEEANRLRTEMKERRVKISPGSSRV; from the coding sequence ATGAAACCTTCATCCAACGCCAACTTTTTACGCTTGCTTTCCTACACAAAGAAGCTAACAACCTTCGTTAATCATGGCTGCCACGACAATGctctttctcttttttatcATATTCACTCTGCACTTGCTCTGCCTCTTGACTCTTATGTCTTCCCGCTAACTCTTAAATCTTGTTCAGCTCTTAATCGCCCACTTCTTGGAACCTCCATTCACGCCCATTTAACCAAAACGAGTTTCCTATCAAACCCATTTGTGGGTTCTGCACTTGTTGATTTTTATGGGAAATGTGTTTCTTTATCATCTGCACGCcaaatgtttgatgaaatgcctCACAGAAATGATGTTGTTTGGAATGCTATGATTTCACTTTATGCACATTCTAATAATATTTCCATGGCTTTGAGGATGTTTGATTCCATGGATATTTCTCCTAACATTTCGACTTTTAATACGATCATCGATGGTTTGTCGAGGTTAAATGATGGGTCTTACAATGCTCTTGCATTTCATAGAAGAATGCAGGATTTTGGGTTGAGACCCAATTTAATTACTGCCCTTGCTTTGCTTTCTGCTTGTACAGGTGTAGGAATTCTTAAATTAATCAAAGAAATTCATGGGTATACCCTACGAAACGCCATTGATATGAATCCCCAGCTTAGAAGTTGTTTTGTGGAAGCATATGGGCGATGCGGGTGTGTTAGTTATGCttgtttcatattttatagtatGAAAGAATCTGATAGAGATGTAGTAACATGGAGTAGCTTGATTTCAACTTATGCTTTACATGGGGAAGCAAGAAAAGCCTtggaaatttttgatgaaatggAAGGTGTAAACATAAAACCAGATGGGATCACTTTGTTGGGTGTATTGAAAGCTTGTAGTCATGCCGGATTGGCCGATGAAGCGAAAAGATACATTGCAAGAATGCACGAGGTTTATGGTGTCGAAATAACGAGTGATCATTACTCGTGTTTGGTGGATGTGTTGAGTAGGGCGGGGAGACTATATGAAGCCTACGAGGTATTGACAAAAATGTCGGTAAAGGCAACCGCGAATGCTTGGGGCGCTCTTTTAGGGGCTTGTAGAACATATGGTGAGGTAGAGCTAGCAGAGGTTGCTGCTAGAGCATTGTTTGAGATAGAGCCTGATAATGCTGCTAATTATGTGCTGTTAGCTAGGATTTATGCTAGTGCTGGAAGATACGAGGAAGCGAATAGGTTGAGGACCGAAATGAAAGAGAGACGAGTGAAGATATCACCAGGTAGCAGTCGGGTTTAG
- the LOC130817743 gene encoding NAC domain-containing protein 54 has translation MAPVALPPGFRFHPTDEELVAYYLKRKINGHKIDLEIIPEIDLYQCEPWELPSKSLLPSNDLEWYFFSPRDRKYPNGSRTNRATKAGYWKSTGKDRKVNSQMRAVGMKKTLVYYQGRAPNGHRTDWVMHEYRLDEAECEIPSGLQDAYALCRVFKKTATTISNNIATSSSQEHTFTNIVQMTSDQSSSIDIYSEGRCDDFDTSDYSIPIETCSTTNNPLTHGSTSLCDVGDGQWMQYLNEEEFC, from the exons atGGCACCAGTTGCATTGCCTCCTGGATTTAGATTTCATCCAACTGATGAAGAATTGGTGGCTTACTATCTAAAGAGGAAGATAAATGGTCATAAGATTGATCTTGAAATCATACCTGAAATTGATCTCTATCAATGTGAGCCTTGGGAATTACCAA GTAAATCATTATTGCCAAGCAATGATTTGGAGTGGTATTTCTTTAGTCCAAGAGATAGGAAATACCCAAATGGATCAAGGACAAATAGAGCAACAAAAGCTGGTTATTGGAAATCAACAGGAAAAGATAGAAAGGTGAATTCACAAATGAGAGCAGTTGGTATGAAGAAAACATTGGTTTATTATCAAGGAAGAGCTCCTAATGGCCATCGAACTGATTGGGTCATGCATGAATATCGCCTTGATGAGGCCGAATGCGAAATCCCTTCCGGCTTGCAG GATGCTTATGCATTATGTCGAGTATTCAAAAAAACAGCAACAACCATCTCAAACAACATAGCAACATCATCATCACAAGAACATACATTTACAAATATAGTTCAAATGACAAGTGATCAATCTTCAAGTATTGATATTTACTCTGAGGGAAGATGTGATGATTTTGATACCTCAGATTATTCAATTCCTATTGAAACATGTTCAACAACAAATAATCCTCTTACTCATGGATCTACTTCATTGTGTGATGTAGGAGATGGGCAATGGATGCAATActtgaatgaagaagaattttGTTAA
- the LOC130817477 gene encoding UTP--glucose-1-phosphate uridylyltransferase isoform X2: protein MASAATLNSVEAEKLDKLRSATAGLNQISEEEKSGFISLVGRYLSGEAQHVDWSKIKTPTDDVVVPYETLAPPPEDEAKTKELLDKLVVLKLNGGLGTTMGCTGPKSVIEVRNGLTFLDLIVMQIENLNSKYGCKVPLVLMNSFNTHDDTLKIIEKYTNSNVEIHTFNQSQYPRLVVEDFSPLPCKGQTGRDGWYPPGHGDVFPSLKNSGKLDLFLSQGKEYIFVANSDNLGAIVDLKILNHLVQNKNEYCMEVTPKTLADVKGGTLISYEGKVQVNEFKSIEKFKIFNTNNLWVNLNAIKRLVEADALKMEIIPNPKEVDGVKVLQLETAAGAAIRFFDNAIGINVPRARFLPVKATSDLLLVQSDLYTVVDGFVIRNPARNNPANPTIELGPEFKKVSNFLSRFKSIPSIIELDSLKVSGDVWFGAGVVLKGKVAINAKSGVKLEIPDDTVIEGN from the exons ATGGCGTCCGCTGCTACTCTTAACTCCGTTGAGGCTGAGAAGCTTGATAAGCTTCGGTCTGCTACTGCTGGACTTAACCAGATCAG TGAGGAAGAGAAATCTGGATTCATTAGCCTTGTCGGTCGATACCTTAG TGGAGAAGCTCAACATGTTGATTGGAGCAAAATCAAAACTCCTACAGATGATGTTGTTGTTCCGTACGAAACCTTAGCACCTCCACCTGAAG ATGAGGCAAAAACTAAGGAGCTTTTGGACAAACTTGTCGTGTTGAAGCTCAATGGAGGTCTAGGAACCACCATGGGTTGCACTGGCCCCAA ATCTGTCATTGAAGTTCGTAATGGCCTGACCTTTCTGGACCTTATAGTCATGCAAATTGAG AACCTTAATAGCAAGTATGGATGCAAAGTGCctctggttctgatgaactcATTCAACACCCATGATGATACACTCAAG ATTATTGAAAAATACACCAATTCCAATGTTGAGATACACACATTTAACCAG AGCCAATACCCTCGTTTGGTTGTTGAAGATTTCTCACCATTGCCATGCAAGGGTCAAACTGGCAGGGATGGATG GTATCCTCCTGGTCACGGTGATGTATTCCCATCCTTGAAGAACAGTGGAAAGCTTGACTTGTTCTTGTCACAG GGCAAGGAGTACATCTTTGTTGCCAACTCTGACAACTTGGGGGCTATTGTTGATTTGA AGATCTTGAATCACTTGGTCCAAAATAAGAATGAATACTGTATGGAG GTTACACCCAAAACATTGGCTGATGTCAAGGGTGGTACTCTTATTTCTTATGAAGGGAAGGTCCAG GTCAATGAATTTAAGTCAATTGAAAAGTTCAAAATTTTCAACACCAACAACCT gtGGGTGAACCTGAATGCAATTAAAAGGCTCGTAGAAGCTGATGCACTCAAAATGGAAATTATTCCTAACCCCAAG GAAGTTGATGGAGTCAAGGTTCTTCAACTGGAAACTGCTGCTGGTGCTGCAATTAGG TTCTTTGATAATGCTATTGGAATCAATGTGCCACGAGCAAGATTCCTTCCAGTGAAGGCAACTTCAGACTTGCTTCTTGTCCAg TCTGATTTGTACACTGTTGTTGACGGCTTTGTGATAAGAAACCCTGCTAGAAACAACCCTGCAAATCCAACCATTGAGTTGGGGCCAGAATTTAAGAAG GTAAGCAACTTCTTGAGCCGATTCAAGTCCATTCCCAGCATTATTGAGCTTGATAGCTTGAAGGTTTCTGGTGATGTATGGTTCGGTGCCGGAGTTGTTCTTAAG GGAAAAGTAGCCATCAATGCCAAGTCTGGAGTGAAGCTAGAAATTCCAGATGATACAGTTATTGAAG GAAATTAA
- the LOC130817477 gene encoding UTP--glucose-1-phosphate uridylyltransferase isoform X1, whose translation MASAATLNSVEAEKLDKLRSATAGLNQISEEEKSGFISLVGRYLSGEAQHVDWSKIKTPTDDVVVPYETLAPPPEDEAKTKELLDKLVVLKLNGGLGTTMGCTGPKSVIEVRNGLTFLDLIVMQIENLNSKYGCKVPLVLMNSFNTHDDTLKIIEKYTNSNVEIHTFNQSQYPRLVVEDFSPLPCKGQTGRDGWYPPGHGDVFPSLKNSGKLDLFLSQGKEYIFVANSDNLGAIVDLKILNHLVQNKNEYCMEVTPKTLADVKGGTLISYEGKVQLLEIAQVPDEHVNEFKSIEKFKIFNTNNLWVNLNAIKRLVEADALKMEIIPNPKEVDGVKVLQLETAAGAAIRFFDNAIGINVPRARFLPVKATSDLLLVQSDLYTVVDGFVIRNPARNNPANPTIELGPEFKKVSNFLSRFKSIPSIIELDSLKVSGDVWFGAGVVLKGKVAINAKSGVKLEIPDDTVIEGN comes from the exons ATGGCGTCCGCTGCTACTCTTAACTCCGTTGAGGCTGAGAAGCTTGATAAGCTTCGGTCTGCTACTGCTGGACTTAACCAGATCAG TGAGGAAGAGAAATCTGGATTCATTAGCCTTGTCGGTCGATACCTTAG TGGAGAAGCTCAACATGTTGATTGGAGCAAAATCAAAACTCCTACAGATGATGTTGTTGTTCCGTACGAAACCTTAGCACCTCCACCTGAAG ATGAGGCAAAAACTAAGGAGCTTTTGGACAAACTTGTCGTGTTGAAGCTCAATGGAGGTCTAGGAACCACCATGGGTTGCACTGGCCCCAA ATCTGTCATTGAAGTTCGTAATGGCCTGACCTTTCTGGACCTTATAGTCATGCAAATTGAG AACCTTAATAGCAAGTATGGATGCAAAGTGCctctggttctgatgaactcATTCAACACCCATGATGATACACTCAAG ATTATTGAAAAATACACCAATTCCAATGTTGAGATACACACATTTAACCAG AGCCAATACCCTCGTTTGGTTGTTGAAGATTTCTCACCATTGCCATGCAAGGGTCAAACTGGCAGGGATGGATG GTATCCTCCTGGTCACGGTGATGTATTCCCATCCTTGAAGAACAGTGGAAAGCTTGACTTGTTCTTGTCACAG GGCAAGGAGTACATCTTTGTTGCCAACTCTGACAACTTGGGGGCTATTGTTGATTTGA AGATCTTGAATCACTTGGTCCAAAATAAGAATGAATACTGTATGGAG GTTACACCCAAAACATTGGCTGATGTCAAGGGTGGTACTCTTATTTCTTATGAAGGGAAGGTCCAG CTTCTAGAAATTGCGCAAGTTCCAGATGAGCAT GTCAATGAATTTAAGTCAATTGAAAAGTTCAAAATTTTCAACACCAACAACCT gtGGGTGAACCTGAATGCAATTAAAAGGCTCGTAGAAGCTGATGCACTCAAAATGGAAATTATTCCTAACCCCAAG GAAGTTGATGGAGTCAAGGTTCTTCAACTGGAAACTGCTGCTGGTGCTGCAATTAGG TTCTTTGATAATGCTATTGGAATCAATGTGCCACGAGCAAGATTCCTTCCAGTGAAGGCAACTTCAGACTTGCTTCTTGTCCAg TCTGATTTGTACACTGTTGTTGACGGCTTTGTGATAAGAAACCCTGCTAGAAACAACCCTGCAAATCCAACCATTGAGTTGGGGCCAGAATTTAAGAAG GTAAGCAACTTCTTGAGCCGATTCAAGTCCATTCCCAGCATTATTGAGCTTGATAGCTTGAAGGTTTCTGGTGATGTATGGTTCGGTGCCGGAGTTGTTCTTAAG GGAAAAGTAGCCATCAATGCCAAGTCTGGAGTGAAGCTAGAAATTCCAGATGATACAGTTATTGAAG GAAATTAA
- the LOC130817662 gene encoding NAC domain-containing protein 54-like → MAPVSLPPGFRFHPTDEELVAYYLKRKINGRTIDLEIIPEVDLYKCEPWELPSKSLLPSKDLEWYFFSPRDRKYPNGSRTNRATKAGYWKATGKDRKVNSHTRAVGTKKTLVYYRGRAPHGHRSDWVMHEYRLDERECEVASGVQDAYALCRIFKKTTPPTPPKITPHYASYATNMAHQLSSDQQSSNVDIYSEGRCDEFNSSHDHNVPIERPCTTTNLVGRHASSSSSSHRNNMCDGGQWLQYLNDDQQDFTFPTPSFPNCSSMAYPTSKVEMAIECARFQHRFTLPPLEVEESPNKFIATNLCDDQMGIYEPYFNNGSTCNNGGGDIILDEILSVAQAQQHLIHQSNSSSLLGGLSYNINHGDPIINYSSWEDFSDLVHFDHPNLYNKDPGGDYGTVAIENSSTFFNGEQEIQDGSNTDDIKEEFINEDEIDNFSSTPSIEEIEVNQRRCITSQWLAETRFHQVHPTTTVQVYLIGMQNNKIDWYKNDAKNSKKSSFFYKILGFARNSLKGSEKSNRNMGGKIEGIVSNWLGVWPFGTFYHLD, encoded by the exons atggctcCTGTTTCATTGCCCCCCGGTTTTCGGTTTCATCCAACAGATGAAGAATTGGTGGCTTACTATCTTAAAAGAAAGATTAATGGCCGTACGATTGATCTTGAGATTATCCCTGAAGTTGATCTTTATAAGTGTGAACCTTGGGAGTTGCCTA GTAAGTCGTTATTGCCAAGTAAAGATTTGGAGTGGTATTTCTTTAGCCCTAGAGATCGCAAATACCCAAATGGTTCGAGGACTAATCGTGCAACTAAGGCCGGATATTGGAAGGCTACAGGTAAAGACCGGAAGGTGAATTCGCATACAAGAGCAGTTGGTACGAAGAAAACGTTGGTTTATTATCGAGGCAGAGCACCTCATGGTCACCGTTCAGATTGGGTCATGCATGAGTATCGCCTTGATGAGCGAGAATGTGAAGTTGCTTCTGGTGTTCAA GATGCCTATGCACTATGTCGAATATTCAAGAAAACAACACCACCTACACCACCCAAGATTACACCACACTATGCCTCTTACGCTACAAATATGGCTCATCAACTCTCAAGTGATCAACAATCCTCAAATGTCGACATTTATTCTGAGGGCCGATGCGACGAGTTCAATAGCTCGCATGACCATAACGTGCCTATAGAGCGACCATGCACGACGACCAACCTCGTTGGACGTCATGCATCGTCTTCATCATCGTCGCATCGTAATAATATGTGTGATGGTGGCCAATGGTTGCAATATCTTAACGATGATCAACAAGATTTCACCTTTCCCACACCAAGTTTTCCCAATTGTAGCTCCATGGCATACCCCACTTCTAAG GTGGAAATGGCAATAGAGTGTGCAAGATTCCAACATCGATTTACATTGCCTCCTCTAGAAGTAGAGGAATCTCCTAATAAGTTTATAGCAACAAATTTGTGTGATGATCAGATGGGAATTTATGAACCATATTTTAACAATGGAAGTACTTGTAATAATGGTGGAGGCGATATTATTTTAGATGAAATTTTATCTGTAGCTCAAGCTCAACAACATCTTATTCATCAATCCAATTCTTCTTCTTTGTTGGGAGGATTAAGCTACAATATCAACCATGGTGATCCTATCATCAACTATTCTTCATGGGAGGATTTCTCCGATTTGGTTCATTTTGATCATCCAAATTTGTACAACAAG GATCCTGGGGGAGATTATGGTACAGTGGCAATAGAAAACAGTTCAACATTTTTTAATGGAGAACAAGAAATTCAAG ATGGCTCTAATACAGATGATATCAAAGAAGAATTCATAAACGAAGACGAAATAGACAATTTCTCAAGCACTCCAAGTATTGAGGAGATAGAAGTGAACCAAAGGCGATGTATAACATCTCAATGGCTAGCTGAAACTAGATTCCACCAAGTACATCCCACAACTACGGTTCAAGTCTACTTGATTGGAATGCAAAACAATAAGATTGACTGGTATAAAAatgatgctaaaaatagtaaaaaatctTCATTTTTCTACAAAATCTTAGGGTTTGCAAGGAATAGTCTTAAAGGAAGTGAGAAATCTAATAGAAATATGGGTGGCAAGATAGAAGGGATTGTGTCTAATTGGTTAGGGGTTTGgccttttggcactttttaCCATTTGGATTAG